In one Candidatus Polarisedimenticolia bacterium genomic region, the following are encoded:
- a CDS encoding YfiR family protein — translation MGRDARRRDDVRCLCIDEARQRSRRPHAAGTRRAHGDCGRSGLPATAVFLLWVSLLGAPFSIISAQPEPPPLFEQDVKASFIYTVAKFVDWPESAFEAPEAPMVFAVLGDELIADALERVVEGKRVNGHPVTVRRATTLDDLAGCHVLFLGRSEGPRLRDILGRLRGLYVLTVSESERFVRDGGVLGLLLDQNMVRFEVNVDAASRSKLSISSKILRLGKVVRDRKRAQGAP, via the coding sequence GTGGGACGGGATGCGAGGCGCCGCGACGACGTCCGATGCCTGTGCATCGACGAGGCGCGGCAACGAAGCAGACGGCCCCACGCCGCCGGAACCCGAAGGGCGCATGGGGATTGCGGCCGGAGCGGCCTGCCCGCCACGGCCGTGTTCCTGCTCTGGGTCTCCCTGCTCGGCGCTCCGTTCTCGATCATCTCCGCCCAGCCTGAGCCTCCGCCCCTGTTCGAGCAGGACGTCAAGGCCAGCTTCATCTACACCGTCGCCAAGTTCGTCGACTGGCCCGAGTCGGCGTTCGAGGCGCCCGAAGCACCCATGGTGTTCGCGGTCCTGGGGGACGAGTTGATCGCGGACGCGCTCGAGCGGGTGGTCGAAGGGAAAAGAGTGAACGGCCACCCCGTCACCGTCAGACGGGCGACGACCCTCGACGATCTGGCCGGGTGTCACGTGCTGTTCCTGGGCCGGTCGGAGGGGCCGCGCCTGCGGGACATTCTCGGACGGCTGCGGGGGCTCTACGTCCTCACGGTCAGCGAGTCCGAGCGTTTCGTCAGGGACGGAGGGGTGCTGGGGCTTCTTCTGGACCAGAACATGGTGCGCTTCGAAGTGAACGTCGATGCGGCCTCGAGATCGAAGCTGTCGATCAGCTCGAAGATCCTGAGGTTGGGCAAGGTGGTCCGAGACCGGAAGCGCGCTCAGGGGGCGCCGTGA
- a CDS encoding heme-binding protein, which translates to MPRTEFVTRNALRLTLQGARLMMAAAVRKAQSIKVPMDIAVVDDAGHLLVFNRMDGAKLSSIDIAISKAWTAACARRPTHEYAEIAGPGRPAFGIHVSNHGRFMIVGGGLPVYLDGQIVGGIGCSSGTIQQDREVAAAGINVLASRTRRRRR; encoded by the coding sequence ATGCCCAGGACGGAGTTTGTCACCAGGAACGCGCTTCGACTGACGCTCCAAGGCGCCCGACTGATGATGGCCGCGGCCGTCCGCAAGGCCCAGTCGATCAAGGTACCCATGGACATTGCGGTGGTGGACGACGCCGGTCACCTGCTGGTGTTCAATCGGATGGATGGGGCCAAGCTGAGCAGCATCGACATCGCCATCTCGAAGGCCTGGACGGCGGCCTGCGCCCGCCGCCCCACGCACGAGTATGCCGAGATCGCGGGGCCCGGACGGCCGGCGTTCGGCATCCACGTCAGCAACCATGGCCGCTTCATGATCGTGGGGGGCGGTCTTCCCGTGTACCTGGACGGTCAGATCGTCGGCGGCATCGGGTGCAGCAGCGGCACCATCCAGCAGGACCGCGAGGTCGCTGCGGCCGGCATCAACGTGCTGGCCTCCCGGACGCGAAGGCGGCGGCGCTAG
- a CDS encoding DUF72 domain-containing protein, which produces MDARLRIGASSWSAPSWEGVFYPPGTPPSGYLEHYAKHADTVEVDATFYRIPTARMVDAWRDRTPPGFLFAAKFPQVITHEKLLLDCASERDEFLRVMDRLGDRLGPLLLQFRYYRKDDFPDPNPFIDRLETFLPSLPPGRRYAVEVRNKSFVTRRLIGILRQHRVALALIDHPWFFGVDALMRMDGILTTDFAYIRWLGDRKGIETKTTRWDRLIVDRRRDLGRWIPAIRGILDRGVTVYGYFNNHYAGYAIGSIEMFREMWEG; this is translated from the coding sequence ATGGACGCGCGGCTGCGCATCGGCGCCTCGAGCTGGAGCGCCCCGTCCTGGGAGGGGGTCTTCTATCCGCCCGGCACGCCGCCCTCCGGCTACCTGGAGCATTACGCGAAGCACGCCGACACGGTGGAGGTGGACGCCACGTTCTACCGCATTCCGACGGCGCGGATGGTCGACGCGTGGCGGGATCGCACGCCCCCCGGCTTCCTGTTCGCGGCCAAGTTCCCGCAGGTCATCACCCACGAGAAGCTCCTGCTCGACTGCGCCTCCGAGCGCGATGAATTCCTGCGCGTCATGGACCGGCTCGGCGACCGGCTCGGCCCCCTGCTGCTGCAATTCCGCTACTACCGCAAGGACGATTTCCCGGACCCGAACCCGTTCATCGATCGCCTCGAGACGTTCCTGCCGTCCCTCCCTCCGGGACGCCGCTATGCCGTCGAGGTGCGCAACAAGAGCTTCGTCACCAGGCGCCTGATCGGCATCCTGCGACAGCACCGGGTGGCGCTGGCGCTCATCGACCACCCGTGGTTCTTCGGCGTGGACGCGCTCATGCGCATGGACGGCATCCTGACGACCGATTTTGCCTACATCCGCTGGCTGGGTGACCGGAAGGGGATCGAGACGAAGACGACGCGCTGGGACCGCCTGATCGTCGATCGGCGGCGTGACCTGGGGAGATGGATCCCCGCCATCCGCGGCATCCTCGATCGGGGCGTGACCGTCTACGGCTACTTCAACAACCACTACGCCGGCTATGCCATCGGGTCGATCGAGATGTTCCGGGAAATGTGGGAGGGCTAG
- a CDS encoding thioesterase family protein → MSARTEDGYPLTVPIEVRFRDMDSMGHVNNAVFFTYFENARIAYWRAVPAIRSRRALDYILARAECDFRSPATVEDALVCDIRVGTFGRSSFTFEYRLRDEPSGRVVAEGRTVQALYDYALRKTRPLDTELRAAIEEFEARTIPARA, encoded by the coding sequence GTGAGCGCCCGGACGGAGGACGGGTACCCGCTGACGGTGCCGATCGAGGTGCGCTTCCGCGACATGGACAGCATGGGACACGTCAACAACGCGGTGTTCTTCACGTATTTCGAGAACGCCCGCATCGCGTACTGGCGGGCCGTTCCGGCGATCCGCTCCCGGCGGGCCCTGGATTACATCCTGGCGCGGGCCGAATGCGATTTCAGGAGCCCGGCCACGGTCGAGGACGCGCTGGTCTGCGACATCCGCGTCGGGACGTTCGGACGATCCTCGTTCACCTTCGAGTACCGGCTCAGGGACGAGCCGTCCGGTCGGGTGGTGGCGGAGGGCCGGACGGTGCAGGCCCTCTACGACTATGCCCTCAGGAAGACCCGGCCGCTCGATACAGAGCTGCGGGCGGCCATCGAGGAGTTCGAGGCACGGACGATTCCGGCCCGCGCCTGA
- a CDS encoding SDR family NAD(P)-dependent oxidoreductase, whose product MVLQGRVAVVTGGGRGIGRAIAELFYREGARVAIASRNTKNLQALTAELNTGDHRIVPFRCDVKDKDEVEVMIGNVVEVWDHVDILVNNAGVSGTTPLAPADEPGMDDRIEAKWQEILATNLTGLYYCTREAVRHMPTGGGGRVLNLSSVLGKFGVPGYAAYCASKHGVIGFTRALALELAPRQITVNALCPGWVDTDMAAQGIRDGAAGEGVPPEEFRRRAESRVPLGRFITPAEVARLALFLASDAGAGITGQSINIDGGAAMW is encoded by the coding sequence ATGGTGCTTCAGGGTCGGGTCGCGGTCGTGACCGGCGGCGGCCGCGGTATCGGGCGGGCGATCGCGGAGCTGTTCTACCGGGAAGGGGCGCGCGTCGCCATCGCCTCCCGCAACACGAAGAACCTCCAGGCGCTGACCGCGGAGCTGAACACGGGCGACCACCGCATCGTGCCGTTCCGCTGCGACGTCAAGGACAAGGACGAGGTCGAGGTGATGATCGGCAACGTCGTCGAGGTCTGGGACCACGTCGACATCCTGGTCAACAACGCCGGCGTGTCGGGCACCACGCCGCTGGCCCCGGCGGACGAGCCGGGGATGGACGATCGGATCGAGGCGAAGTGGCAGGAGATTCTCGCCACCAACCTGACCGGACTCTACTATTGCACGCGCGAGGCGGTGCGCCACATGCCGACGGGAGGCGGCGGCCGCGTCCTGAACCTGTCGTCCGTACTGGGCAAGTTCGGTGTGCCGGGTTACGCCGCCTACTGCGCCAGCAAGCACGGGGTGATCGGCTTCACCAGGGCCCTGGCGCTCGAGCTGGCCCCGCGGCAGATCACGGTCAACGCCCTGTGCCCCGGCTGGGTCGACACCGACATGGCGGCACAGGGAATCAGGGACGGCGCCGCCGGGGAGGGGGTCCCTCCGGAAGAGTTCCGCCGCCGGGCGGAGTCGCGCGTGCCGCTGGGCCGCTTCATCACGCCGGCGGAAGTCGCGCGCCTGGCCCTGTTCCTGGCGTCCGACGCCGGCGCGGGCATCACCGGCCAGTCGATCAACATCGACGGCGGGGCGGCGATGTGGTGA
- a CDS encoding class I SAM-dependent methyltransferase, with protein MDDEKSRTIGPSTAQSAFARQAQAYSKSPLQTDPLRLSRLVDFVGPRPGERALDVACGPGIVTGALERAGLLAAGIDLTREMIREAVQRGGCYVQGNVERLPFAGSAFDLAVCRNACHHFTDPRAVLREIARVLRPGGRAIVEDMCAPDEPQARDYYETIERLRDVSHVRTLTLGEFADLAAGAGLIGFESAPLAFVIDFEEWIDRAFPAREKRDRARLMMEAAVGNERCGLRVFREDGLLKFERRSLIWRAMRPA; from the coding sequence GTGGACGACGAAAAGTCACGGACGATCGGTCCGTCCACGGCGCAGAGCGCGTTCGCGCGCCAGGCGCAGGCCTACTCGAAGAGCCCGCTGCAGACCGACCCGTTGCGGCTGTCGCGGCTCGTCGACTTCGTGGGGCCGCGGCCGGGGGAGCGGGCCCTCGACGTCGCGTGCGGGCCGGGGATCGTCACCGGCGCCCTGGAGCGCGCCGGACTCCTGGCCGCGGGCATCGACCTGACCCGGGAGATGATCCGCGAGGCGGTGCAGCGCGGGGGATGCTACGTGCAGGGCAACGTCGAGCGGCTGCCCTTCGCGGGGTCCGCCTTCGACCTGGCGGTCTGCCGCAACGCATGCCACCATTTCACCGATCCCCGGGCGGTGCTCCGGGAGATCGCGCGCGTGCTGCGCCCCGGGGGCCGGGCGATCGTCGAGGACATGTGCGCCCCGGACGAGCCGCAGGCGCGCGACTACTACGAGACCATCGAGCGTCTGCGGGACGTCTCGCACGTCAGGACGCTCACCCTCGGGGAATTCGCGGACCTGGCCGCCGGGGCGGGGCTCATCGGTTTCGAGTCGGCGCCCCTGGCGTTCGTGATCGATTTCGAGGAATGGATCGACCGTGCGTTCCCGGCCCGGGAGAAACGGGACCGGGCACGCCTGATGATGGAGGCGGCGGTTGGAAACGAACGGTGCGGGCTCCGGGTCTTTCGGGAGGACGGCCTCCTGAAATTCGAGCGCCGGAGCCTGATCTGGCGGGCCATGCGGCCGGCCTAG
- a CDS encoding MFS transporter, whose product MLNGRALAVLFLTLFLLMLGVGIIIPNIAYQAQALRASSFQISLLFTLYSLMQFLCAPFWGRLSDRTGRKPVLLLGLLGNAAGLALYGISSTLPMLYAARALSGLMSSAALPSAMAYVADVTDDKSRGRGMGYLGAAMGLGFIFGPALGGILSRFGHGVPFLAAAALNLLTCLLAAVLLRESLGTRATPAGPAPEADGVTTVLQALAETPISIESAARRSWPLRALGSPLLPFYLVAFFVTFAMAALESIFPLFIQARFGYGAHDMGTMFLFMGTAVFLVQGVLLGRLIQAMGEENVMLAGLLVNALGFLLVVAASGRISLTAALLISGVGNQVMRPTNASLITKRTTRGRGAAIGIMDSFDSAGRILGPIVAGSLYGPHPTYPYLVSAAILATAGSGLWLWKGLGRNAPGPGADDVSSSGAP is encoded by the coding sequence GTGCTGAACGGGCGGGCGCTCGCGGTCCTCTTCCTGACGCTGTTCCTCCTCATGCTGGGCGTCGGGATCATCATCCCCAATATCGCCTACCAGGCCCAGGCGCTCCGCGCGTCCTCGTTCCAGATCAGCCTGCTGTTCACGCTCTACTCCCTGATGCAGTTTCTCTGCGCGCCGTTCTGGGGGCGCCTGTCCGATCGCACAGGCCGCAAGCCGGTCCTGCTCCTCGGCCTGCTGGGGAACGCGGCCGGCCTGGCGCTGTACGGGATCTCCTCGACGCTTCCCATGCTGTACGCCGCGCGCGCCCTGTCGGGTCTCATGTCCTCGGCGGCGCTCCCCTCCGCCATGGCCTACGTCGCCGACGTGACCGACGACAAGAGCCGCGGCCGAGGGATGGGATATCTCGGCGCGGCCATGGGGCTCGGGTTCATCTTCGGGCCGGCCCTCGGCGGCATCCTGTCGCGCTTCGGGCACGGTGTGCCGTTTCTGGCGGCCGCGGCGCTCAATCTGCTGACCTGCCTGCTGGCCGCCGTGCTCCTGCGCGAGAGCCTGGGGACGCGGGCGACCCCGGCCGGTCCGGCGCCCGAGGCGGACGGCGTGACCACCGTGCTGCAGGCCCTCGCCGAAACGCCGATTTCCATCGAGTCCGCGGCGCGCCGGTCGTGGCCGCTGCGCGCCCTGGGGAGCCCGCTCCTGCCGTTCTATCTCGTTGCGTTCTTCGTCACCTTCGCCATGGCGGCGCTGGAGTCCATCTTCCCGCTGTTCATCCAGGCGCGCTTCGGCTACGGCGCGCACGACATGGGAACGATGTTCCTGTTCATGGGGACCGCCGTCTTCCTGGTGCAGGGGGTCCTGCTGGGTCGCCTCATCCAGGCGATGGGGGAGGAGAACGTGATGCTGGCGGGGCTCCTGGTCAACGCGCTCGGCTTTCTGCTCGTGGTCGCGGCGTCGGGGCGCATCAGCTTGACGGCGGCGCTGCTGATCAGCGGTGTCGGCAACCAGGTCATGCGGCCGACCAACGCCTCGCTCATCACCAAGCGGACGACGCGCGGCCGGGGGGCCGCCATCGGGATCATGGATTCGTTCGACTCCGCCGGTCGCATCCTGGGGCCGATCGTGGCGGGGTCGCTGTATGGCCCCCACCCCACGTACCCCTACCTGGTCTCGGCGGCCATCCTGGCGACTGCCGGGTCGGGTCTCTGGCTCTGGAAGGGCCTGGGGAGGAACGCACCGGGGCCGGGGGCCGATGACGTCAGTTCTTCGGGCGCCCCTTGA
- the thiO gene encoding glycine oxidase ThiO, whose amino-acid sequence MRSQSSDDVIVVGGGIIGLSIAREAARSRLRVRLFEKGEIGREASAAAAGLLGPQIGLAGGDPLQALGLASRDLYPGFARSIAAESGLDPCLLERGTVLLPRDAGEIEAIDRQAAFQHSIGLPAERVSGEALRRLEPSLHPGLTEGLYLPRDWSVDNVLLVQGLGRAAARAGARLVERTRIDRLLVEGGRVAGVGAGGETFHAGTVVIAAGAWTQEIGGDGVPPLASHPVRGQIVCLGPSAAPARPLYATACYLVPRQDGRILVGSTMERVGFERRVTAAGVTTLTAAAIALVPALREAPFHSAWAGLRPACEDDLPAIGRGGAPGLIYACGHLRNGILLAPITALVVGRILRGEDPGFDLARFDPRRFTAAVGGQEAG is encoded by the coding sequence ATGCGGAGCCAATCCAGCGACGACGTCATCGTGGTGGGCGGCGGGATCATCGGCCTGTCGATCGCGCGCGAGGCGGCCCGATCCCGGCTGCGCGTCCGGCTGTTCGAGAAGGGGGAGATCGGTCGTGAGGCCTCGGCGGCGGCGGCCGGTCTTCTGGGCCCGCAGATCGGACTCGCGGGGGGCGATCCGCTGCAGGCCCTCGGCCTCGCCAGCCGGGATCTCTATCCCGGGTTCGCGCGCTCCATCGCCGCCGAGAGCGGTCTCGATCCCTGCCTGCTCGAGCGGGGGACCGTGCTCCTGCCCAGAGACGCCGGCGAGATCGAGGCGATCGACCGCCAGGCCGCCTTTCAGCACTCGATCGGGCTCCCCGCGGAGCGAGTGAGCGGCGAGGCCTTGCGGCGACTCGAGCCCTCCCTCCATCCCGGCCTGACGGAGGGTCTCTACCTGCCGCGCGACTGGAGCGTGGACAACGTCCTCCTCGTGCAGGGACTCGGCCGGGCGGCCGCGCGCGCCGGGGCCCGCCTCGTGGAGAGGACCCGGATCGATCGGCTCCTGGTCGAGGGGGGCCGCGTCGCGGGGGTCGGGGCGGGGGGCGAGACGTTCCATGCCGGCACGGTCGTGATCGCCGCGGGCGCCTGGACGCAGGAGATCGGCGGCGACGGCGTTCCTCCTCTGGCATCCCACCCGGTGCGCGGCCAGATCGTCTGCCTGGGGCCGTCGGCGGCACCGGCGCGTCCGCTGTATGCCACGGCCTGCTACCTGGTGCCCCGGCAAGACGGGCGGATCCTGGTCGGCAGCACGATGGAACGCGTCGGTTTCGAGAGGCGGGTCACGGCGGCGGGCGTGACCACACTGACGGCGGCGGCGATCGCCCTGGTCCCGGCCCTCCGGGAGGCGCCGTTTCACTCCGCCTGGGCCGGCCTGCGTCCGGCCTGCGAGGACGATCTCCCGGCCATCGGCCGCGGCGGCGCGCCGGGGCTGATTTACGCCTGCGGCCACCTGCGGAACGGCATCCTGCTGGCCCCGATCACGGCGCTCGTCGTCGGCCGGATCCTGCGCGGTGAGGATCCCGGGTTCGACCTCGCCCGCTTCGATCCGCGTCGCTTCACGGCCGCGGTGGGAGGACAGGAGGCCGGCTGA
- the speY gene encoding deoxyhypusine synthase — MAHKKTFLSGQRIYPDPIRSGMPVDRLIDETFLAYNGGRLQKACRLFSERMLDEDVTVGLSLSGALTPAGVGRSCIIPLIKAGFIDWIVSTGANLYHDTHYGLGMSLHRGAHDVDDTLLRREGIIRIYDILFDYNVLLDTDNYLRAIMAEKPFARDMSTAELHYLLGKYLAAREKEMGVEDTCVLTVAYRAGVPCYVSSPGDSSIGMNIAELAMRGTGPRIDVSLDVNETAGIVYAAKQGDGKSGILMLGGGSPKNFVLQTEPQIQEILGLTDRGHDYFIQVTDARADTGGLSGATPSEAVSWGKIDPDRLTDSVVVYADSTIAGPLLTAYVLSRVKPRKLKRLYDRRPEMVERLKKDFLAEHERRLKASRVGQSR; from the coding sequence ATGGCTCACAAGAAAACCTTTCTTTCGGGCCAGAGAATCTATCCGGATCCGATCCGCAGCGGCATGCCCGTCGATCGCCTGATCGACGAGACCTTTCTGGCCTACAACGGCGGGCGCCTTCAGAAAGCCTGCCGCCTCTTCAGCGAGAGGATGCTGGACGAGGACGTCACCGTCGGCCTGAGCCTGTCCGGCGCGCTGACCCCGGCCGGCGTCGGCCGTTCCTGCATCATTCCGCTGATCAAGGCCGGCTTCATCGATTGGATCGTCTCGACCGGCGCGAACCTTTACCACGACACGCACTACGGGCTCGGGATGTCGCTGCACCGGGGCGCGCACGACGTGGACGACACGCTCCTGCGCCGCGAGGGGATCATCCGCATCTACGACATCCTGTTCGACTACAACGTCCTGCTCGACACCGACAATTACCTGCGCGCCATCATGGCGGAGAAGCCGTTCGCCAGGGACATGTCCACCGCCGAGCTGCATTACCTGCTCGGCAAGTACCTGGCGGCGCGCGAGAAGGAGATGGGCGTGGAGGACACCTGCGTCCTCACCGTCGCGTACCGCGCGGGGGTGCCGTGCTACGTCTCGTCGCCGGGCGATTCCTCAATCGGGATGAACATCGCGGAGCTCGCCATGCGGGGGACCGGACCGCGCATCGACGTGTCGCTCGACGTGAACGAGACGGCCGGCATCGTGTACGCCGCGAAGCAGGGGGACGGCAAGAGCGGCATCCTGATGCTCGGGGGCGGGTCGCCGAAGAATTTCGTCCTGCAGACCGAGCCGCAGATCCAGGAGATCCTCGGCCTGACCGATCGCGGCCACGACTACTTCATCCAGGTCACCGACGCACGGGCCGACACGGGCGGGCTGTCCGGCGCCACGCCGTCCGAGGCGGTCTCCTGGGGGAAGATCGATCCCGACCGGCTCACCGATTCGGTGGTGGTCTACGCCGACAGCACGATTGCCGGGCCGCTCCTCACGGCCTACGTGCTGTCGCGCGTGAAGCCGCGCAAGCTGAAGCGGCTGTACGACCGGCGCCCCGAGATGGTGGAGCGGCTCAAGAAGGACTTCCTCGCCGAGCACGAACGGCGCCTCAAGGCCAGCCGGGTCGGCCAGAGCCGCTGA
- a CDS encoding iron-sulfur cluster assembly accessory protein, translating to MIHVTDKAAEQIRKIMEKEGLLGHGLRVAVVGGGCSGMSYKLNFEKDPAQGDKVYEEKGVRIIVDSKSTLFLNGTTLDFSDGLSGTGFSFVNPNAKSTCGCGTSFSG from the coding sequence ATGATTCACGTCACGGACAAGGCGGCGGAACAGATCAGGAAGATCATGGAGAAGGAGGGGCTTCTCGGCCACGGTTTGAGGGTCGCGGTGGTCGGAGGCGGCTGCTCCGGCATGTCGTACAAGCTGAACTTCGAGAAGGACCCCGCGCAGGGGGACAAGGTCTACGAAGAGAAGGGGGTCCGCATCATCGTGGACAGCAAGAGCACGCTCTTCCTCAACGGGACGACCCTGGATTTCAGCGACGGACTCAGCGGCACGGGGTTCTCCTTCGTCAACCCGAACGCCAAGTCAACCTGCGGCTGCGGCACGTCGTTCTCGGGTTAG
- a CDS encoding cysteine desulfurase family protein, translating into MTWMAVYMDNHATTRVDPRVVEAMLPFFDREFGNAASRTHVFGWRAEEAVTRARTRLARLIGADPKEIVFTSGATESNNLAIFGVFEALRARGDHVVTGATEHNAVLDPIERLRTRGARVTVLPVDEHGRVDPDDLRRAIGDRTVLVSLMLANNEVGTLHPLEEIGRICKERGVLLHSDAAQAAGKVPVDVQAAGVDLLSLSAHKVYGPKGVGALYVRRKNPRVVLEPILLGGGHERGLRSGTLNVPGIVGFGTAAEIALAEMPEESRRIRTLRDRLHQGIVGRLDDVLLNGHPVDRLPNNLNLSFAHVEGESLMTALDGIAVSSGSACTSAKKEPSHVLRAMGRTDEQAVTSIRFGLGRFNTREEVDEVVERVDGAVRRLRSISPMYVEARGEARGSA; encoded by the coding sequence GATCCGCGGGTCGTCGAGGCGATGCTGCCGTTCTTCGATCGCGAGTTCGGCAATGCCGCGTCGCGCACGCACGTCTTCGGGTGGCGCGCGGAAGAGGCGGTGACGCGGGCGCGCACCCGGCTGGCCCGCCTGATCGGCGCCGACCCGAAGGAGATCGTCTTCACCTCGGGGGCCACCGAGTCGAACAACCTGGCGATTTTCGGAGTCTTCGAGGCGCTGCGCGCCAGGGGCGACCACGTCGTCACGGGGGCCACCGAGCACAACGCGGTGCTCGATCCGATCGAGAGGCTCAGGACCCGCGGCGCGCGGGTGACGGTCCTGCCGGTCGACGAGCACGGCCGGGTCGACCCGGACGACCTGCGCCGGGCGATCGGCGATCGCACCGTGCTGGTCTCCCTGATGCTCGCCAACAACGAGGTCGGCACACTGCATCCTCTCGAGGAGATCGGCCGCATCTGCAAGGAGAGGGGCGTGCTGCTCCACAGCGATGCGGCCCAGGCGGCGGGCAAGGTTCCCGTGGACGTGCAGGCGGCCGGCGTCGACCTCCTGTCGCTGTCGGCGCACAAGGTGTACGGCCCCAAGGGGGTCGGCGCGCTCTATGTGCGCCGCAAGAACCCGCGCGTGGTCCTGGAGCCGATCCTGCTCGGAGGCGGACACGAGCGCGGCCTGCGCTCCGGGACGCTCAACGTCCCGGGCATCGTCGGCTTCGGCACGGCGGCCGAGATCGCGCTCGCCGAGATGCCGGAGGAGTCGCGGCGCATCCGGACGCTGCGCGATCGGCTGCACCAGGGGATCGTCGGGCGGCTCGACGATGTCCTGCTGAACGGCCACCCGGTCGACCGGCTTCCGAACAATCTCAACCTCAGCTTCGCCCACGTCGAGGGGGAGTCGCTGATGACCGCCCTGGACGGCATCGCCGTGTCGTCCGGGTCGGCCTGCACCTCGGCGAAGAAGGAGCCGTCGCATGTCTTGCGGGCCATGGGCCGCACGGACGAGCAGGCGGTCACCTCCATCCGCTTCGGTCTCGGACGCTTCAACACCCGGGAGGAGGTGGACGAGGTCGTGGAGCGCGTGGACGGCGCGGTGCGCCGGCTGCGATCCATCTCGCCGATGTACGTCGAGGCGCGCGGCGAGGCGCGGGGATCGGCATGA